The nucleotide window TGGAGGCAGACTCCCTGAACTGCTGCGTGCTGGGGGAAGACGTCACGCCAGATCAACCGGAATTTGCCCTGTTCATTCGCGAAGTGGTCCGCGAGATGACCACGAAGGCCGGGCAAAAATGTACGGCTATTCGCCGCATTATTGTGCCGCAGGGGCAAATTGATACCGTCAGCCAGGCGCTGATTGCGCGGCTGGAAAAAGTGGTGGTGGGCGACCCGGCACAGGAAGGGGTCAAAATGGGCGCACTGGTGAATAGTGAACAGCGCGCCGACGTGCAGGAAAAAGTCGATCTGCTGGTTGCCGCAGGCTGCCAGATCCGTCTGGGTGGCAAAGCCGATCTGCAGGCCGCGGGGGCGTTCTTCCCGCCAACCCTGCTCTTCTGCCCGCAGCCGGACGAAACCCCTGCCGTACACGCCACCGAAGCCTTCGGCCCGGTTGCCACCCTGATGCCATACCGTAACGCAGAGCACGCGATAACGCTGGCACGCGCGGGCGGCGGCAGCCTGGCGGGCACGCTGGTGACGGCCGAACAGACCATCGCCCGCCAGTTTATTTCCGGTGCGGCGCGCGCCCACGGACGCATTCAAATCCTCAACGAGGAGTCGGCCAAAGAGTCCACCGGGCACGGTTCTCCGCTGCCGCAGCTGGTACACGGCGGTCCAGGCCGCGCAGGCGGCGGTGAAGAGCTGGGCGGTCTGCGTGCCGTGAAGCATTACCTTCAGCGTACTGCCATTCAGGGCAGCCCGACGATGCTCGCCGCCATTGGCAAACAGTGGGTGCGCGGTGCGCAAGTGCAGGAAGATCGCGTACATCCATTCCGTAAATACTTCGAGGAACTGCAGCCGGGCGATAGCCTGCTGACGCCGCGCCGTACCCTGACGGAAGCCGATATCGTTAACTTTGCCTGCCTGAGCGGGGATCATTTCTACGCCCACATGGACAAGATCGGCGCAGCGGAGTCGATCTTTGGCGAGCGCGTGGTACACGGTTACTTCCTGATTTCAGCCGCGGCGGGGCTGTTTGTCGATGCGGGTGTCGGGCCGGTCATTGCCAACTATGGCATGGAAAACCTGCGCTTTATCGAGCCGGTCAAACCTGGCGATACCATTCAGGTGCGCCTGACCTGCAAACGCAAAACGCTGAAGAAACAACGCTCTGCCGATGAAAAACCGACTGGCGTGGTGGAATGGGCCGTTGAGATCTTCAACCAGAACCAACAAGCCGTCGCGCTCTACTCCATTCTGACGCTGGTGGCGCGCCAGCAGAGCGACTTCTGACGTTTTCCTCTCAAGTCCATTGACCGGGGTGTGATTTACCCCCGGTCTTTTTTTAACCTGGCAAGACTGGCAAATAACCTGGCAGATGCAGGCAAACGCTTTTCGCCTGCGGCTGTCAGGATAAGGTCATCACAACACAATAAACACAACAATATGAGGTCAACGATGGGAAGCAACTCTTCTTTTTCTGCCCGTAAAACGGCACTGGCCATGACAGTTGCTCTGTTTTGCGCCTGGCAGTCTCCCGTTTTCGCCCACGGCAGTGAGGCGCATATGGTCCCGATGGACAAAACGCTGCAGACATTTGGCGCAGATGTGCAGTGGGATGATTACGCACAGATGTTCACCATTACCAAAGACGGTGCGTTTGTGAAGGTAAAACCCGGCGCAAAAACCGCCATCGTCAACGGCAAAACCCTGAAGCTGCAGGTGCCGGTGGTGATGAAAAACAAAAAAGCCTGGATCGCTGACACCTTCATTAACGATGTCTTCCAGTCCGGCCTTGACCAGACTTTCCAGGTTGAAAAACGCCCTCACCCGTTAAATGCGTTAACGGCTGACGAAATTAAGCAGGCTGTCGACATTGTCAAAGCCTCAGCCGATTTTAAACCGAATACCCGCTTTACTCAGATTGCCCTTGCTGAGCCAGAGAAAGCCAAAGTGTGGGACTTTGTGCTGAACGGCACGACAGTGGATTCCCCTCGCCAGGCGAACGTCATCATGCTGGACGGAAAGCATGTTATCGAAAGCCTGGTTGACCTGAAAGAGAAAAAAGTCCTGCGCTGGGAGCCGGTCAAAGACGCGCACGGCATGGTGTTGCTGGATGACTTCACCGCCGTACAACAGATTATCAATGACAGCCCGGAATATGCCGATGCGCTGAAAAAACACGGCGTCACCGACCCGAAGAAGGTCATTACGACCCCGTTAACCGTCGGCTATTTTGACGGTAAAGACGGGCTGAAACAGGAAGACCGCCTGCTGAAAGTGGTGAGCTATCTGGACGTTGGCGACGGTAACTACTGGGCACACCCTATCGAAAACCTGGTGGCAGTGGTCGACCTCGAACAGAAGAAAATCCAGAAAATTGAAGAAGGTGCGGTTGTTCCGGTTCCGATGGCTCCACGCCCATATGATGGCCGTGACCGCATAGAAACCCCGAAAAAACCGCTCGACATCATTGAACCGGAAGGGAAAAACTACACCATTACCGGCGATATGGTGCACTGGCAGAACTGGGATTTCCACCTGAGCCTGGACTCCCGTGTCGGGCCGGTTATTTCTACCGTGACCTGGAACGACAATGGCAAAAAGCGCCAGATCATGTATGAAGGATCGCTCGGTGGGATGATCGTCCCTTACGGCGACCCGGATGTCGGCTGGTACTTTAAGGCGTATCTGGATTCCGGCGACTACGGCATGGGCACGCTGACCTCCCCACTGGTGCGCGGCAAAGACGTACCGTCTAACGCCGTGATGCTCAATGAAACCATTCCGGATTACACCGGTGCACCCATGGAGATCCCTCGCGCAATCGCCATCTTCGAACGTTATGCCGGGCCGGAGTATAAGCACCAGGAGATGGGTCAGCCGAACGTCAGTACCGAACGTCGTGAACTGGTGGTGCGTTGGGTCAGTACCGTCGGCAACTATGACTACATCTTCGACTGGGTATTCCACGAAAATGGCACCATCGGTATTGATGCGGGCGCGACGGGTATTGAAGCCGTGAAAGGCGTGCAGGCGAAAACCATGCATGATGCCACCGCAAAAGACGATACTAAATATGGCACCCTGATCGATCATAACATCGTGGGTACCACCCACCAGCACATCTATAACTTCCGTCTGGATATGGACGTGGATGGTATCAATAACAAGATGGTGGCGATGGATCCGGAAGTGAAACCCAACACCGCCGGTGGCCCGCGTACCAGCACCATGCAGATCAATCAGTACAGCATTGATACCGAGCAACAGGCTGCGCAGAAATTTGACCCGGGTACCATCCGGCTG belongs to Enterobacter cloacae and includes:
- a CDS encoding bifunctional aldehyde dehydrogenase/enoyl-CoA hydratase yields the protein MQQLASFLSGTWQSGRGRERNIHHAISGEALWEVTSEGLDMAAARRYAIEHGGKALHAMTFIERAAMLKAVAKHLLSQKEQFYALSAQTGATKADSWVDIEGGIGTLFTYASLGSRELPDDTLWPEDELIPLSKEGGFAARHVLTSKSGVAVHINAFNFPCWGMLEKLAPTWLAGMPAIIKPATATAQVTQAMVKSIVESGLVPAGAISLICGGAGDLLSQLDSQDVVTFTGSASTGQSLRVHPNIVANAIPFTMEADSLNCCVLGEDVTPDQPEFALFIREVVREMTTKAGQKCTAIRRIIVPQGQIDTVSQALIARLEKVVVGDPAQEGVKMGALVNSEQRADVQEKVDLLVAAGCQIRLGGKADLQAAGAFFPPTLLFCPQPDETPAVHATEAFGPVATLMPYRNAEHAITLARAGGGSLAGTLVTAEQTIARQFISGAARAHGRIQILNEESAKESTGHGSPLPQLVHGGPGRAGGGEELGGLRAVKHYLQRTAIQGSPTMLAAIGKQWVRGAQVQEDRVHPFRKYFEELQPGDSLLTPRRTLTEADIVNFACLSGDHFYAHMDKIGAAESIFGERVVHGYFLISAAAGLFVDAGVGPVIANYGMENLRFIEPVKPGDTIQVRLTCKRKTLKKQRSADEKPTGVVEWAVEIFNQNQQAVALYSILTLVARQQSDF
- a CDS encoding amine oxidase; amino-acid sequence: MGSNSSFSARKTALAMTVALFCAWQSPVFAHGSEAHMVPMDKTLQTFGADVQWDDYAQMFTITKDGAFVKVKPGAKTAIVNGKTLKLQVPVVMKNKKAWIADTFINDVFQSGLDQTFQVEKRPHPLNALTADEIKQAVDIVKASADFKPNTRFTQIALAEPEKAKVWDFVLNGTTVDSPRQANVIMLDGKHVIESLVDLKEKKVLRWEPVKDAHGMVLLDDFTAVQQIINDSPEYADALKKHGVTDPKKVITTPLTVGYFDGKDGLKQEDRLLKVVSYLDVGDGNYWAHPIENLVAVVDLEQKKIQKIEEGAVVPVPMAPRPYDGRDRIETPKKPLDIIEPEGKNYTITGDMVHWQNWDFHLSLDSRVGPVISTVTWNDNGKKRQIMYEGSLGGMIVPYGDPDVGWYFKAYLDSGDYGMGTLTSPLVRGKDVPSNAVMLNETIPDYTGAPMEIPRAIAIFERYAGPEYKHQEMGQPNVSTERRELVVRWVSTVGNYDYIFDWVFHENGTIGIDAGATGIEAVKGVQAKTMHDATAKDDTKYGTLIDHNIVGTTHQHIYNFRLDMDVDGINNKMVAMDPEVKPNTAGGPRTSTMQINQYSIDTEQQAAQKFDPGTIRLLSNTSKENRMGNPVSYQIIPYAGGTHPVATGAKFAPDEWIYHRLSFMDKQLWVTRYHPDEMYPEGKFPNRSTHDTGLGQYSKDNESLNDQDDVVWMTTGTTHVARAEEWPIMPTEWVHTLLKPWNFFDETPTLGKKKDEQK